GGTCTGGATGATGGCGCGCCTTTCGTAGAAATCACGAAGGATGGAGTTGGGCAGCGTTCGTCGGCAGGCGTCCCTGTTGCGCCGGGCGGCTGGCATCACATCGGCGTCTCGGCAACGCCCGGTCTTATCACGCTTTATCTTGACGGCGCTCCTTATGCGACTTTGAACGCGTCTCTTCCCGCTTTGAACGTCGTTGCGAAACTCGGCGGCGATACGGCGATAGCCGTGCCGGCCGTAACGCCTGAGGTCGCGTCTGAACCGGCAGCGGCCGCTCCCGCTGCGGATGGAACGGCGGCAGAAGGAACCGCTACCGCCGAAGCGACTGCGGAAACCACCGCCCCGGCTGCTCCGGTCGTTCCTGCCCCCGTTGCTCCTGCTCCCGTGGCGGCAGCTGGATTCATCGGCGATATCGATGAACTGCAGATCTCCAAGAATGCGCGCGGCGCAGGCTTCATCAAATTCGCTGCCACTCAGCAGGGCCCAGCTCCTTCGAAGCTTCTTTCCTTCAGCGTCGACGAGGAAACGTCGAGCTGGCTGTCGGGCTACTTCGGCATTCTTCTGAAGGCTGTCACGCTCGATGGATGGGTCATCATCGGCTTCCTCGGCCTCATGGCGCTGTTGGGCTGGATCGTGATGATCGAAAAGCACGGCTACCTGAAGCGTCAGAGCCGCGCGAACGACATCTTCTCTCCGGCCTTCCGTAACCTCGGCGAAGACATCACCGCGATGGTCGAGAGGGAGGGGTTGGCCGTGTTGACGGGCGAGAACGCACGCGAGAATGTGAAAAAGCACGCAAAGGCTCGCGCCTACGTGCAAAAGAACTCGTCGCTTTGCAGGCTGTATGAAACCGGCGTCGCCGAAATCCGCAAGTTCGTCCCCGAGGGAGACAACGGGACAACCCTGAACGCGGAAGCGATTGCGTCTATTCGAGCCACGCTGGACGGCTGCGTCATCCGCGAAATGCAGGCGTTGAACCGGCAGATAGTCGTTCTTACGCTATCGATCGCGGGCGGCCCGTTCCTCGGCCTGCTCGGCACGGTCATCGGCGTGATGATTACCTTCGCTTCAATCGCGATGACCGGTGATGTGAACATCAACGCGATAGCGCCTGGCATCGCGGGTGCGCTGATGGCGACGGTTGCAGGTCTCGCCGTCGCGATCCCAGCGCTGTTTGGCTACAATTGGCTGACGCTGCGCATCAAGAACCTGACCTCCGACATGCAAGCCTTCGTCGACGAGTTCGTCGCGAAAATCGCCGTGACATACGGCAAAGGCCGCCCGTCGCCGGTGGTCGCACGCATGGCGGCGGAGTAGCGCCATGCAGGTTCAGGCCGACGACAACAAGCCCTACGACGAGATCAACGTCACGCCGATGCTCGATCTCGCCTACGTGCTGCTCATCATCTTCATCGTGATGACCACGGCGACGGTGCAGGGAATGAAGGTCAATCTTCCAAAGGCGTCCGCTGCTCCGAGCCTCGCTCAGCAGACCACGAAGGCGATCACCGTGGGAAACGACGGCAAGATCTTCCTCGACACCATTCCGGTGACGCTGACGGAACTTGAACAGCGGCTCGTGCAACAGAAGGCTCTCACGCCCGATTTTCCGGTGGTTCTACGTGGCGACGCGCAGACCCAGTACCAGAACGTCATGGATGTGCTGGACCTGCTAGGCCGCCTCAGCATCACGCAGGTTGGTCTTGCAACGAAGCCGCTCGTGAAATGAGGCTCGTCGTGACGATGTCAGAGAAACAGCGCCAGACGGGGGGGTTGTCATGACCGATCCGCGCGATTTGCCCGACGAGAGCAAGGGCGTACACGGCGATCCCTACGGCCAGTTGACTGAAGCTGAAGAGAACGCGCTCGAAAGCGGCGAGCAGTCCTTCGCTCGCAGACATGGACCGGCAATAGCCGTGGGTCTCGGTGCGTTGCTCGTGGGTGCGACCGTGTTCGCGTTATTTCTCTCCGGAGATACGCCGCAAGCTCGAAAGGTGCAGGACTTCACGATCGTCGCCGTTGTGCCGCCTCCTCCGCCGCCTCCTCCGCCGCCCATGCAGCAGCTATCGCCGCCAGAGCAGGAGATGATCGAGCAGCCGAAAATGGTCGAGCCCGAGATCAAGCAGGAGGCGCAGGTTGAAGAACCGAAGGACGCGCCGCCGGAAGCGAGCGACGCGCCGCCTGATGGACCGTTGGGACTGGACCAGGCCGCCGAAGGCCCGGGCGATGCTTTCAATCTCGCTGGCAAGCCGGGAGGCCGGGGCATTCTCGGCGGCGGTGGCGGCGGCAGCCGCTGGGGCTGGTATGCCACCATCGTGCAGCAACAGATCGAGGCCGCTCTCCGACAGAACCCGAAGACGCGCAACGTCATTCTGCAGGTTCAGGTCCGCCTTTGGGCTGACCGGAGCGGCCGCATAGACCGCGTCCAGCTCGTTTCTTCGACGGGCGACGTTGAGGTGGACGCGGCCATCCGCAGCGAAGTGCTACCGGGCATAGCTCTTCGCGAACCGCCACCGTCGGACATGCCGATGCCGATCGTGGCTCGAATTACGGCGCGCCGATCAGGCTGACGGCGGCGCACAGACTACGGGGCAAACGAAATCTGACGGCACTTAATCGATGGGTGGGACTAATGTTTGACGTGAACTCTTTCGCGGGCCGACTGCGAGCGCCGCTCGCAACGGTTTCAATGCTGGCGCTCTGCGTGGCAGGAATGGGACAGGCGCTGGCGCAGAGCTATGCGCCGGGCGGGACCTCTGTCGTCAAGAAAACCGAAGAAAATCCGACAAGTGTATCGAAGAAAAAACCGACGTCATCGAGCGCAACCGTCAATCTGGTAAATGCGCTTGTTGCTCAGGGCGTGCTGAAGCCCGAGCAGGCGGAAGCCTTGATCAAGCAGGCTGAAGACGAGGCCTATGTGTCGCGCGAGGCGGCTAAGGGTGCCACGACGAAGGCCGACGAAGCCGCAAAGGCCGCTTCAGCCGCCGCGTCCGCAGCAAACCCTCCCGGCAGCCGGCGTGTCACCTACGTGCCCGAGGTGGTCAAGCGCGAGTTGCGCGAGGATGTACGCAAGGAAGTGATGGCGAAAGCCGAAAAAGAGGGTTGGGCGTCGCCCGGCAAATACCCGGAATGGGCTTCGCGCGTGCGCGTTTATGGCGACATTCGAGGTCGCTATGAAGGACAGTTTTTTCCTGGAGGCTACAACTCCACCGGGCAGATCTTCGACTTCAACGCGATCAACACCGGTTCGCCTTATGACCTTTCCTCAGGCAACTCTTACTACGCACCGCTGCTGAACACGAGCAAGGACCGGGAGCGCTATCGCCTTCGGGCCCGCATCGGCGCGGAAGCCGATCTCGGAGACGGCTTTACCACAAACATCCGCCTCGCGACGGGTTCGGACAACTCGCCCGTCTCCACCAATCAAACGCTCGGGGGCTCGGGAGGCAATTTTTCGAAATACGCAGTCTGGCTCGACCGCGCGTCGATAAGCTGGGAGCCCTTCAGGCACTCGCGTTTCGCGCCATACGCTGGATATGACCCGCTTGCGAGCCTGACCGGGACCGGAGACGGCTATTACGGTTACAAGGACAGCGCTCCGGAACGGCTGAGTTCGGTTGCGATCACACTCGGTCGTTTCGACAATCCATTCTGGTCCCCCACAGAGCTTGTCTGGGACAGCGACCTTGGTTTCGACGGCGCTTCGATCACGGCCCGCCGTGAAATCGTGCCGGATTTCACACCGTTCCTCGTGGCTGGTGCATTCCCGATCTTCAATACGAGCCTCGATTTTTCGTCGACGCAAACCACCAAGTACGACAGCCAAGACAAATACCTTTTCGGCGCGCAAACCGGCCTGACCTGGCAGGCTACGCAGACTGCCGGGTTGACGGTTGGAGCGGGCCTCTTCGACTTCAGCAACGTGCAGGGACGGCGGTCCAGCGCTTGCTACATTGAAGAAACGAAGGATTGCGACACCGATCATTTGCGGCCTTCATTCGCGCAGAAGGGTAACACATACATAAAGCTGCGCAATGTTCAGCATTCTGATGCAACACTTACCACCGAGCCTCAATATTTCGGGCTCGCAAGCGAATACAGGCCAGCCGTCTTCGCCGGCAGGGTCGATTTCGGCTATTTCCATCCGATAAGCATCCTGCTCGATGGCGAATTCGTCTGGAACACGGCGTTCGACCGTAAAGCTATGGATACGCTCGTCGCTGACGGACAAGTGCAGAACAACCTCAAGAACGGCAGGTACGACGGCGGCAACATCGGCTGGCTCACCCGCCTCACCGTCGGTCACAAGAAGCTCGAAGCCTTCGGGGACTGGAATGTGAATGTCGGTTACAAGTATCTCGAATCCGATGCGACGCTTGATGCTTTCGTCGACAGCGATTTCGGCCTCGGCGGAACAAATTTGAAGGGCTATTTCATCGGCGGCAATTTCGCATTTACCAAAAGCGTCTCCGCCTCGGCGAAGTGGATGAGCGCGGATGCTGTCGGCGGCGCGCCCTATGCTGTCGACGTGGTTCAGGTCGATCTCAACGCGAAGTTCTGACCATGAAAAACTCCCCCGACCGTTCGAAAGCGCAGCTTCCGCTCGCTGTTGTTGCTCTTGCCACCGCAGCGCTCTCTCTGCCCGCGCACGCAGACTCTGAAGTTGATCGGCTGCGCGAGGCTTTGAGAACACTCACGACGCAGGTTCGCTCGCTTGAGGATCAGCGCACCTCAATGCAGGCGCAGCTTACGGAAACGACTCGCGCCCGCGACGCGCTC
This genomic window from Rhodomicrobium lacus contains:
- a CDS encoding TonB C-terminal domain-containing protein; this encodes MTDPRDLPDESKGVHGDPYGQLTEAEENALESGEQSFARRHGPAIAVGLGALLVGATVFALFLSGDTPQARKVQDFTIVAVVPPPPPPPPPPMQQLSPPEQEMIEQPKMVEPEIKQEAQVEEPKDAPPEASDAPPDGPLGLDQAAEGPGDAFNLAGKPGGRGILGGGGGGSRWGWYATIVQQQIEAALRQNPKTRNVILQVQVRLWADRSGRIDRVQLVSSTGDVEVDAAIRSEVLPGIALREPPPSDMPMPIVARITARRSG
- a CDS encoding ExbD/TolR family protein; translated protein: MQVQADDNKPYDEINVTPMLDLAYVLLIIFIVMTTATVQGMKVNLPKASAAPSLAQQTTKAITVGNDGKIFLDTIPVTLTELEQRLVQQKALTPDFPVVLRGDAQTQYQNVMDVLDLLGRLSITQVGLATKPLVK
- a CDS encoding putative porin; the protein is MFDVNSFAGRLRAPLATVSMLALCVAGMGQALAQSYAPGGTSVVKKTEENPTSVSKKKPTSSSATVNLVNALVAQGVLKPEQAEALIKQAEDEAYVSREAAKGATTKADEAAKAASAAASAANPPGSRRVTYVPEVVKRELREDVRKEVMAKAEKEGWASPGKYPEWASRVRVYGDIRGRYEGQFFPGGYNSTGQIFDFNAINTGSPYDLSSGNSYYAPLLNTSKDRERYRLRARIGAEADLGDGFTTNIRLATGSDNSPVSTNQTLGGSGGNFSKYAVWLDRASISWEPFRHSRFAPYAGYDPLASLTGTGDGYYGYKDSAPERLSSVAITLGRFDNPFWSPTELVWDSDLGFDGASITARREIVPDFTPFLVAGAFPIFNTSLDFSSTQTTKYDSQDKYLFGAQTGLTWQATQTAGLTVGAGLFDFSNVQGRRSSACYIEETKDCDTDHLRPSFAQKGNTYIKLRNVQHSDATLTTEPQYFGLASEYRPAVFAGRVDFGYFHPISILLDGEFVWNTAFDRKAMDTLVADGQVQNNLKNGRYDGGNIGWLTRLTVGHKKLEAFGDWNVNVGYKYLESDATLDAFVDSDFGLGGTNLKGYFIGGNFAFTKSVSASAKWMSADAVGGAPYAVDVVQVDLNAKF
- a CDS encoding DUF2341 domain-containing protein; protein product: MRIARLSFAIAAATLTLTNQAAAWWNDEWTMRKQITVDTSASGANITDAIGTSPVLIRLHAGNFRFAASKADGSDLRFVAGDDKTPLKYHIERYDSLLGEGLVWLNLPNVQPGSKINVWLYYGNQKALAAPDAKGTYDADTVLVYHFAERGIPATDSSAWANNSQDAGQAANGSLIGSGLRLDGKATLTLPATPSLALAEGASFSWSAWIKPAALQRNAAIYSRKDTRNGVVIGLDDGAPFVEITKDGVGQRSSAGVPVAPGGWHHIGVSATPGLITLYLDGAPYATLNASLPALNVVAKLGGDTAIAVPAVTPEVASEPAAAAPAADGTAAEGTATAEATAETTAPAAPVVPAPVAPAPVAAAGFIGDIDELQISKNARGAGFIKFAATQQGPAPSKLLSFSVDEETSSWLSGYFGILLKAVTLDGWVIIGFLGLMALLGWIVMIEKHGYLKRQSRANDIFSPAFRNLGEDITAMVEREGLAVLTGENARENVKKHAKARAYVQKNSSLCRLYETGVAEIRKFVPEGDNGTTLNAEAIASIRATLDGCVIREMQALNRQIVVLTLSIAGGPFLGLLGTVIGVMITFASIAMTGDVNINAIAPGIAGALMATVAGLAVAIPALFGYNWLTLRIKNLTSDMQAFVDEFVAKIAVTYGKGRPSPVVARMAAE